From a region of the Thermomicrobium roseum DSM 5159 genome:
- a CDS encoding ECF-type sigma factor, with protein sequence MSVGQERQRVGGAASGAGTAAGAGGLPLRLDPVTEGYLDGLARLARHDPAARNALWARVEPFCERVAQRLASRPWVRLAELDDVRHEGFLVFCGLVTDWPERGSFAGFLFAHYPGRLAAALRRFEGLPRRRPPGRRDAAAGRAASPTDRRPTSEADAAVEGELAACELLAGLDESTRCLAQLLAAGYGVGEVARALGIDARTVRRRLARLRRLVA encoded by the coding sequence GTGAGCGTCGGGCAGGAGCGGCAGCGGGTCGGTGGGGCAGCCAGCGGGGCGGGGACAGCGGCGGGCGCGGGCGGGCTGCCGCTCCGGCTCGATCCGGTGACCGAGGGGTATCTGGACGGGTTGGCGCGGCTGGCCCGGCACGACCCGGCTGCGCGCAACGCGCTCTGGGCACGGGTGGAGCCCTTTTGCGAGCGGGTGGCGCAACGGTTGGCCAGTCGTCCCTGGGTGCGACTGGCGGAGCTGGACGACGTGCGGCACGAGGGGTTTCTGGTCTTCTGCGGGCTGGTGACCGACTGGCCGGAGCGGGGGAGCTTTGCCGGCTTTCTCTTCGCGCACTATCCCGGGCGGCTGGCGGCGGCGCTGCGGCGCTTCGAGGGGCTGCCGCGTCGCCGCCCTCCTGGACGGCGGGACGCAGCGGCGGGTCGGGCGGCGTCGCCCACCGATCGTCGTCCGACCAGCGAGGCCGATGCGGCGGTGGAGGGCGAGCTGGCTGCCTGCGAGCTCCTGGCCGGGCTGGACGAGTCGACGCGCTGCCTGGCGCAGCTCCTGGCTGCCGGGTACGGGGTGGGGGAGGTGGCGCGGGCGCTGGGGATCGATGCGCGCACCGTGCGCCGTCGCCTGGCGCGCCTGCGCCGCCTCGTGGCGTGA
- a CDS encoding phage portal protein, with amino-acid sequence MSIPRLEPSAADRARWARYRDYLAFWEGRQWTDRPRPGETRLTLNYARALVRKVTSVLFSRPVRYSVPESAAAERYLARLAREDDWAGLDDAAALDAAVLGDAAFKVTWDAARRRPRVTPIDPAQLVAATRPDDAREVVAVAHEYPLEPAALEAVFGLRLPRLGPEGWVTVREEWTAERYRLLVAGETVHDDANPYGWIPYVLVPNSPAPGGPWGESDLADLLDVCRELNRRLTVLSRILQVSGNPIVVLENVTASEGIRAEEGAVWELPEGSRAYLLDMLSGGGVALHLEYVRLLFQVLHDLAEVPRAAFGDHGRDLSGAALELELQPLVHKVERKRRSWERALRQRAQRVLDLAERLGGESFGGARGVEVVWGPLLPVDEERAVRVQVGLVAAGIRSRLTAARELGSLDPEAELARVAAERAAGLGG; translated from the coding sequence GTGAGCATCCCGCGGCTCGAGCCGAGCGCAGCCGACCGCGCCCGCTGGGCGCGCTACCGCGACTACCTGGCCTTTTGGGAGGGGCGGCAGTGGACGGACCGCCCGCGCCCCGGCGAGACGCGCCTGACGCTCAACTACGCGCGCGCCCTGGTGCGCAAGGTGACCAGCGTGCTGTTCTCCCGCCCGGTGCGCTACAGCGTGCCCGAGTCGGCGGCGGCCGAGCGGTACCTGGCGCGCCTGGCACGCGAGGACGACTGGGCCGGGCTGGACGACGCGGCGGCGCTCGATGCCGCCGTGCTGGGGGATGCGGCCTTCAAGGTGACCTGGGATGCCGCCCGGCGCCGGCCGCGCGTCACGCCGATCGATCCCGCGCAGCTGGTCGCGGCCACCCGGCCGGACGATGCGCGCGAGGTGGTGGCGGTGGCCCACGAGTACCCGCTCGAGCCCGCCGCGCTGGAGGCGGTCTTCGGGCTGCGCCTGCCCCGGCTGGGGCCGGAGGGGTGGGTGACGGTGCGCGAGGAGTGGACGGCCGAACGCTACCGGCTGCTCGTCGCCGGGGAGACGGTGCACGACGATGCCAACCCCTACGGCTGGATTCCCTACGTCCTCGTCCCCAACAGCCCGGCGCCCGGTGGCCCCTGGGGGGAGAGCGACCTGGCTGACCTGCTCGACGTCTGCCGGGAGCTGAACCGGCGGCTGACGGTGCTCTCGCGCATCCTGCAGGTCTCCGGCAACCCGATCGTCGTGCTGGAGAACGTGACGGCCAGCGAGGGGATCCGGGCGGAGGAGGGGGCAGTCTGGGAGCTGCCGGAGGGGAGCCGGGCGTACCTCTTGGACATGCTCTCCGGTGGGGGCGTGGCGCTGCACCTGGAGTACGTGCGGCTGCTCTTCCAGGTGCTGCACGACCTGGCCGAGGTGCCGCGGGCCGCCTTCGGCGACCACGGGCGCGACCTCTCCGGTGCGGCGCTGGAGCTGGAGCTGCAGCCGCTGGTGCACAAGGTGGAGCGCAAGCGGCGGAGCTGGGAGCGGGCGCTCCGGCAGCGCGCCCAGCGGGTGCTCGATTTGGCCGAGCGGCTGGGGGGCGAGTCGTTCGGCGGCGCGCGCGGGGTGGAGGTCGTCTGGGGGCCGCTCCTGCCGGTGGACGAGGAGCGGGCGGTGCGGGTGCAGGTCGGGTTGGTGGCGGCGGGCATCCGCTCGCGCCTGACGGCGGCACGCGAGCTGGGGTCGCTCGACCCCGAGGCGGAGCTGGCGCGGGTGGCGGCCGAGCGCGCCGCCGGGCTGGGCGGGTGA
- a CDS encoding S8 family peptidase — protein MRSVSLTRRWRWRTLAVVLALVATLIAPALLAAASSSQQLPPYQPGRVLVSFKRGTSATTKAAVHQRLGAQLLRSIPQIDVDVVQVPEGSELAAVAAYKSDPAVEDAGLAVLGHFDAVPPTVPNDPRFGQQWYLQEIRAPQAWTLVSGSRIRPIVAVLDSGLYRPHEEFQAGQILLYQDFTICGSPPGPGCGLNDPVGHGTQVTGVIAAAHNNMRGIAGVCPQCQMIVLSVDDDAGNDVDPAALADALVFAADRGARIINGSWGVPYSVMTTGTYTALNRAMQYALSRGVLFVNSAGNDFNNPSSVPKWPQTTWGGHPQVLIVGATGPNRSLSTYTNRTYMPNGSPSPFTQVVDLGAPGGSGNNCSNPSQGVLMPDNTGGYSATCGTSFASPITAGVAGLVLASGICSTAACLKQRLIATADSVPGLAAAWPNGRFLNACRAVDSMNGIRC, from the coding sequence ATGCGTTCCGTATCGCTCACACGACGGTGGCGCTGGCGCACACTCGCCGTCGTGCTGGCGCTGGTCGCCACTCTCATCGCCCCGGCCCTGCTGGCCGCAGCGAGCTCGAGCCAGCAGCTACCGCCCTACCAGCCCGGCCGCGTCCTCGTGTCCTTCAAGCGCGGCACCAGCGCAACCACCAAGGCGGCTGTCCACCAGCGCCTCGGCGCCCAGCTCCTCCGCTCGATCCCGCAGATCGACGTCGACGTCGTCCAGGTCCCGGAGGGGAGCGAGCTGGCTGCCGTCGCCGCCTACAAGAGCGACCCGGCGGTCGAGGACGCTGGACTCGCGGTGCTCGGTCACTTCGATGCCGTACCGCCGACGGTCCCGAACGACCCGCGCTTCGGCCAGCAGTGGTACCTCCAGGAGATCCGCGCCCCGCAAGCCTGGACGCTCGTCAGTGGCAGCCGAATCCGTCCCATCGTCGCCGTGCTCGACTCGGGGCTGTACCGCCCGCACGAGGAGTTCCAGGCCGGCCAGATCCTCCTCTACCAGGACTTCACGATCTGCGGCTCGCCGCCCGGTCCCGGGTGCGGCTTGAACGACCCTGTCGGCCACGGTACGCAGGTCACGGGGGTCATCGCCGCGGCGCACAACAACATGCGGGGGATCGCTGGCGTTTGCCCCCAATGCCAGATGATCGTCCTCTCGGTGGACGACGACGCTGGCAATGATGTCGATCCCGCTGCCCTCGCCGATGCCCTCGTCTTCGCCGCGGACCGCGGTGCCCGGATCATCAACGGCTCGTGGGGCGTCCCCTACTCGGTCATGACGACCGGGACCTACACGGCCCTCAACCGGGCGATGCAGTACGCGCTGTCGCGCGGTGTCCTCTTCGTGAACTCGGCCGGGAACGACTTCAACAACCCGTCCTCCGTTCCCAAGTGGCCGCAGACGACCTGGGGCGGTCACCCGCAGGTGCTGATCGTCGGCGCCACCGGGCCCAACCGCAGCCTGAGCACCTATACGAACCGCACCTACATGCCCAACGGTAGTCCCTCCCCCTTCACCCAGGTCGTCGACCTCGGCGCGCCGGGCGGGAGCGGCAACAACTGCTCGAATCCGAGTCAGGGTGTCCTGATGCCGGACAACACTGGCGGTTACAGTGCCACCTGCGGCACCTCCTTCGCTTCCCCGATCACCGCTGGGGTCGCCGGGCTGGTGCTGGCCAGCGGCATCTGCTCGACTGCGGCCTGCCTCAAGCAGCGTCTCATCGCGACGGCCGATTCCGTCCCCGGCCTCGCCGCCGCCTGGCCCAACGGCCGCTTCCTCAATGCTTGCCGCGCGGTCGATTCCATGAACGGGATCCGCTGCTAG
- a CDS encoding class I SAM-dependent methyltransferase, with translation MADTRRTGDVPVYPLGATGASPGRLHAGRPALIATTRLGAPATRAVVYTGGGGNRAVGSPLADLIQREIAERGPITFARFMELALYHPQHGYYMTSVRAGRAGDFLTAPETHPIFGWVIARQVAECWDLLDRPEPFHLVEYGPGSGTLVLAILRYLSQNEPHLLERLRYCPIEPSAPARAELLRRLGTAGWAHLVTDAPPAAASGLVLANEVVDALPVHRVRQEGGELRELFVGWDGQRFVAVPGPLSTPELADWLARLGVQPVEGQETEVCLAMLGWLDEVARRLERGYLLVLDYGAPAPERADPTRFPRGTIRTYAAHARGSDPLADPGERDITAHVDFTMLSLAAAERGLVPLALTTQAEFLAQAGLGELLVALQAEPGMTAAQYLAARAAALHLLDPGGMGAFRVALFGKAIDPAALPSGFRQRLLTGVPLPE, from the coding sequence GTGGCGGACACGCGCCGCACCGGCGATGTGCCGGTCTACCCTCTCGGGGCCACCGGCGCCTCGCCCGGCCGGCTGCACGCCGGGCGCCCTGCGCTGATCGCGACGACGCGGTTGGGTGCGCCGGCCACCCGCGCCGTCGTCTACACTGGTGGCGGGGGGAACCGCGCGGTGGGCAGCCCACTGGCCGACCTGATCCAGCGCGAGATCGCCGAGCGCGGGCCGATCACCTTCGCCCGCTTCATGGAGCTCGCCCTCTACCATCCCCAGCACGGCTACTACATGACCAGCGTCCGCGCCGGGCGCGCCGGCGACTTTCTCACCGCCCCGGAGACGCATCCGATCTTCGGCTGGGTGATCGCCCGGCAGGTCGCCGAGTGCTGGGACCTGCTCGATCGGCCAGAGCCGTTCCACTTGGTCGAGTACGGCCCGGGGAGCGGAACGCTCGTGCTGGCGATCCTGCGCTACCTGTCCCAGAACGAGCCGCATCTCCTCGAGCGGCTGCGCTACTGCCCGATCGAGCCGAGTGCTCCGGCGCGCGCCGAGCTCCTCCGCCGCCTCGGGACGGCCGGCTGGGCGCACCTCGTGACCGACGCGCCGCCCGCGGCAGCGAGCGGGCTGGTCCTGGCCAACGAGGTGGTCGATGCCCTCCCGGTGCACCGGGTGCGGCAGGAGGGTGGCGAGCTGCGCGAACTCTTCGTCGGCTGGGACGGCCAGCGCTTCGTCGCCGTGCCCGGTCCGCTCTCGACGCCCGAGCTGGCCGACTGGCTGGCGCGGCTCGGCGTCCAGCCGGTCGAGGGGCAGGAGACCGAGGTCTGCCTGGCCATGCTGGGCTGGCTGGACGAGGTGGCGCGGCGGCTGGAGCGCGGGTACCTCCTGGTGCTCGATTACGGCGCGCCGGCACCGGAGCGCGCCGATCCGACCCGCTTCCCCCGCGGGACGATCCGGACCTACGCGGCGCACGCCCGCGGGAGCGACCCGCTCGCCGACCCGGGCGAGCGCGACATCACCGCTCACGTCGATTTCACGATGCTCAGCCTGGCCGCCGCCGAGCGCGGCCTGGTCCCGCTCGCGCTCACCACACAGGCCGAGTTCCTGGCCCAGGCCGGACTGGGCGAGCTGCTGGTGGCGCTCCAGGCCGAGCCGGGGATGACCGCCGCGCAGTACCTGGCCGCCCGCGCTGCCGCCCTGCACCTGCTCGACCCGGGCGGGATGGGAGCCTTTCGCGTCGCCCTCTTCGGCAAAGCGATCGACCCAGCAGCGCTGCCGAGCGGCTTCCGCCAGCGCCTGCTCACCGGCGTCCCGCTGCCGGAGTGA
- a CDS encoding glycosyltransferase family 2 protein: protein MRDLDLSVVIVSWNVRQLLAACLDSLAADLARSQLAGEVIVVDNGSRDGTVELVRARYPWVQLVALAENRGFAAANNIGIARSRGQAILLLNPDTELRPGALTWLWRALWAAPHVGLVGARLLNADGSLQSAGYRFPGYVQNLLDFFPLHPRLVGSRLNGRFGPGDGLSPFAIDHPLGACMLVRRTVVEQVGGLDEGYRYYSEEIDWCRRIRAAGWTILTAPAALVVHHAGGSTQQVARESFLQLHRSRARYFGRWHGPLVVRRLARLAELAAAWTALRARLTRRPDLAERARLWREVAAIYRNAAACHEPT, encoded by the coding sequence ATGCGCGACCTCGACCTTTCGGTGGTCATCGTCAGCTGGAACGTCCGCCAGCTGCTGGCGGCCTGCCTGGACAGTCTGGCGGCCGACCTGGCGCGCAGCCAGCTCGCTGGCGAGGTGATCGTCGTCGACAACGGCTCGCGCGACGGGACGGTGGAACTGGTGCGCGCCCGCTACCCCTGGGTGCAGCTGGTCGCGCTCGCGGAGAACCGCGGCTTCGCAGCAGCGAACAATATCGGCATCGCCCGAAGCCGCGGGCAGGCGATCCTCTTGCTGAACCCGGATACCGAACTGCGGCCGGGTGCGCTCACCTGGCTGTGGCGCGCCCTCTGGGCGGCCCCACACGTCGGGCTGGTCGGCGCGCGCCTGCTCAATGCCGATGGGTCGCTCCAGTCGGCTGGCTACCGGTTCCCCGGCTACGTCCAGAACCTGCTCGACTTCTTCCCGCTGCACCCGCGCCTCGTCGGCTCGCGCCTGAACGGGCGCTTCGGCCCCGGCGACGGCCTCTCGCCCTTCGCCATCGATCATCCGCTCGGCGCCTGCATGCTGGTGCGCCGCACGGTCGTCGAGCAGGTCGGCGGCCTCGACGAGGGGTATCGGTACTACAGCGAGGAGATCGATTGGTGCCGGCGCATCCGGGCTGCCGGCTGGACGATCCTCACCGCGCCCGCTGCCCTGGTGGTCCACCATGCCGGGGGGAGTACCCAGCAGGTCGCGCGGGAGAGTTTCCTCCAGCTGCACCGGAGCCGGGCCCGCTATTTCGGCCGCTGGCACGGCCCGCTCGTCGTGCGGCGCCTGGCCCGCCTGGCCGAGCTCGCGGCCGCCTGGACCGCCCTCCGCGCGCGCCTGACCCGCCGGCCCGACCTGGCCGAGCGGGCACGACTGTGGCGCGAGGTCGCTGCGATCTACCGGAACGCTGCCGCCTGCCATGAGCCGACCTGA
- a CDS encoding glycosyltransferase, whose translation MSRPERLPLAVVILTLNEERHLPDCLASVRDLGRQLLVVDSGSTDRTVEIALAAGAEVVTHRFVDFPSQRNAALELVREPWVLFVDADERVSAGLAEEIRRALPLADETVAGFWIPTQNWMWGKWIRGGGWWPDEHLRLLRVGRARYRPEVAVHEVVELDGEARHLRAPLVHINYESRGEFVRKQLRYARLVARTLVQQGKRPRRRTFLGQPLREFWRRFVALRGYRDGLDGAFLAATLACATLVTWVLVAREIRRQARRRAGGVPELADPPTLDVSVVIVSYRSRALLGECLDSVRASLAASGLAGEVVVVENGSPDGTAELVRERYPWVLLVVNAENRGFAAAANQGMRLARGRVIVLLNPDTRVVGDALGRLVRFLERHPTVGVAGPRLRFPDGRTQPSRRRFPTLLTGFLESTLVQDYWRANRVLARYYVADRSEDELQEVDWLVGACLAIRREALRSVGLLDERFFLYSEEVEWFWRLRRAGWRVVYLPDAEVVHVEGASSEPESAFRQVAFDTAKVQLYRRLHGPLAAELLRAFLLATYLVRLGRESAKWLLGHKRSLRWRRMVRDWHALRSLLRPAVVRSWASRQ comes from the coding sequence ATGAGCCGACCTGAGCGCTTGCCGCTGGCCGTCGTCATCCTGACGCTGAACGAGGAGCGGCACCTCCCGGACTGCCTGGCGAGCGTGCGCGACCTCGGCCGCCAGCTCCTGGTCGTCGATTCCGGCTCGACCGACCGGACGGTCGAGATCGCGCTGGCGGCCGGTGCCGAGGTGGTGACGCACCGCTTCGTCGATTTTCCCTCCCAGCGGAACGCGGCGCTGGAGCTGGTGCGCGAGCCGTGGGTCCTGTTCGTCGATGCCGACGAGCGCGTGAGCGCCGGACTGGCGGAAGAGATCCGGCGCGCGCTCCCGCTCGCCGACGAGACGGTCGCCGGGTTCTGGATCCCCACGCAGAACTGGATGTGGGGCAAGTGGATCCGGGGCGGTGGCTGGTGGCCGGACGAGCACCTGCGACTGTTGCGCGTCGGACGCGCGCGCTACCGTCCCGAGGTCGCGGTCCACGAGGTCGTGGAACTCGATGGGGAAGCGCGGCATCTCCGTGCCCCGCTCGTCCATATCAACTACGAGTCGCGCGGCGAGTTCGTGCGAAAGCAGCTCCGCTACGCGCGGTTGGTCGCGCGCACGCTGGTGCAGCAGGGAAAGCGGCCGCGCCGGCGGACGTTCCTCGGCCAGCCGCTGCGCGAGTTCTGGCGTCGCTTCGTCGCGCTGCGCGGCTACCGGGACGGGCTGGACGGCGCGTTCCTGGCCGCGACACTCGCCTGCGCGACCCTGGTGACCTGGGTGCTCGTCGCCCGGGAGATCCGGCGCCAGGCGCGGCGCCGGGCCGGAGGGGTCCCCGAACTGGCGGACCCGCCCACGCTCGATGTCTCCGTCGTGATCGTGAGTTACCGGAGTCGCGCGCTGCTCGGGGAGTGCCTGGATTCGGTGCGCGCCAGCCTCGCGGCGAGCGGGCTGGCCGGCGAGGTGGTCGTGGTCGAGAACGGCTCGCCGGACGGGACGGCGGAGCTCGTACGCGAGCGGTATCCCTGGGTGCTCCTCGTCGTCAACGCGGAGAACCGCGGCTTCGCGGCGGCAGCCAACCAGGGCATGCGACTGGCGCGCGGCCGGGTCATCGTGCTGCTCAATCCGGATACGCGCGTCGTCGGCGATGCGCTCGGTCGCCTGGTGCGCTTCCTGGAGCGGCATCCGACGGTCGGGGTGGCCGGCCCGCGCTTGCGCTTTCCCGATGGCCGGACCCAGCCGTCGCGCCGGCGTTTTCCCACGCTCCTCACCGGGTTCCTGGAAAGCACGCTGGTCCAGGACTACTGGCGTGCCAACCGCGTGCTGGCGCGCTATTACGTGGCCGACCGCAGCGAAGACGAACTCCAGGAGGTCGATTGGCTGGTCGGGGCGTGCCTGGCCATCCGGCGCGAAGCGCTCCGCTCGGTCGGCCTGCTGGACGAGCGGTTCTTCCTCTACTCCGAGGAGGTGGAGTGGTTCTGGCGGCTACGGCGGGCGGGTTGGCGCGTCGTCTACCTGCCGGATGCCGAGGTCGTGCACGTCGAAGGTGCGTCGAGCGAGCCGGAATCGGCGTTCCGCCAGGTCGCCTTCGATACGGCCAAAGTGCAGCTCTATCGCCGACTGCACGGACCGCTGGCCGCCGAGCTGCTGCGGGCTTTTCTCCTGGCGACCTACCTGGTGCGCCTGGGGCGCGAGAGCGCCAAGTGGCTGCTCGGGCACAAGCGGTCGCTGCGCTGGCGGCGGATGGTCCGCGACTGGCACGCGCTCCGCTCGTTGCTGCGGCCGGCGGTGGTCCGCTCGTGGGCGAGCCGTCAGTGA
- a CDS encoding glycosyltransferase family 4 protein: protein MRGQVLLVTGEYPPLRGGVGAYTQRLGAALGELGWSVAVATRPLPHRADEFPPVRDEVPGWDIGSLVRWTRRVRQREPASLLHLHYQAGAFALRGAPLLLPLLARPLPVVTTFHDLRVPYLFPKAGPVRQLALRLLARTSAAVVVTNPKDERVVRRWGVASARLWRIPIGSNLPAPRDPQAARQRLGLSPAQPFVAFFGFRQPEKGLETLLAALASLPEPRPLVVLVGGERPDTDETRAVPAAGLAAARALPVLDLGYRPAPEVADLLAAADLVVLPFRQGASLRNGTLIGALACGAAVLTTAPPDPAQLLPLRDGEHLRLVPPGDPVALAAALAELLADAARRERLRAGARAIAPVFAWEQIAARHDQLYRLVLARAAARR, encoded by the coding sequence ATGCGTGGGCAGGTGCTCTTGGTCACCGGCGAGTATCCCCCGCTGCGCGGCGGCGTCGGCGCCTATACGCAGCGGCTCGGCGCGGCGCTCGGCGAGCTGGGCTGGTCGGTCGCGGTGGCGACGCGCCCGCTCCCGCACCGGGCGGACGAGTTCCCCCCGGTGCGCGACGAGGTGCCCGGTTGGGACATCGGCTCGCTGGTGCGCTGGACGCGCCGCGTGCGGCAGCGCGAGCCCGCGAGCCTGCTGCACCTGCACTATCAGGCCGGGGCCTTCGCGCTGCGGGGGGCACCGCTCCTGCTCCCACTGCTCGCCCGGCCGTTGCCGGTGGTGACCACCTTCCACGATCTCCGCGTCCCCTATCTCTTCCCGAAGGCTGGCCCGGTGCGCCAGCTGGCGCTGCGCCTGCTGGCACGCACCAGTGCGGCCGTCGTGGTGACGAATCCGAAGGACGAGCGCGTCGTGCGCCGCTGGGGCGTGGCGAGCGCCCGGCTCTGGCGGATCCCGATCGGCTCCAACCTGCCAGCACCGCGCGATCCCCAGGCCGCTCGCCAGCGACTCGGCCTGTCGCCCGCGCAGCCGTTCGTCGCCTTCTTCGGCTTCCGGCAACCGGAGAAAGGGCTGGAGACGTTGCTGGCCGCACTGGCCTCGTTGCCGGAGCCCCGGCCGCTCGTAGTCCTCGTGGGCGGCGAGCGGCCGGACACAGACGAGACGCGAGCCGTCCCCGCCGCCGGCCTCGCCGCGGCCCGCGCGCTCCCAGTGCTCGACCTCGGGTATCGCCCAGCGCCGGAGGTGGCGGACCTTTTGGCGGCAGCTGATCTCGTCGTCCTCCCCTTCCGGCAGGGTGCCTCGCTGCGCAACGGCACGCTGATCGGTGCGCTGGCCTGCGGTGCGGCCGTCCTGACGACCGCGCCGCCCGATCCGGCGCAGCTGCTGCCGCTCCGCGACGGTGAGCATCTCCGGCTCGTCCCGCCCGGGGACCCGGTCGCGCTCGCCGCGGCGCTCGCCGAACTGCTCGCCGATGCGGCGCGACGAGAGCGCCTGCGGGCCGGCGCGCGCGCCATCGCCCCGGTCTTCGCCTGGGAGCAGATCGCAGCGCGCCACGACCAGCTGTACCGGCTCGTCCTGGCGCGGGCCGCAGCGAGACGGTGA
- a CDS encoding DUF1015 family protein, producing the protein MATGSRPERAFERAHRGTRSLRPFRAVRYDLERVGDLAAVLGPPDDVPTAEQAAALAAHHPYHCLHLEVPDADGYSFQRAAAQYRAWRATGILARDEEPSCYVYAHRFRLDGGIATRLGVYLAASLAPDATARLLPHEGTNRELVERRLRQLAAVRAHAGAVYAVWAGDGTLRQALEASIAGAAPLWEHARGEEQHALWRVTGPAAEELAALAASRPLVIADGHHRFAAALRYARDQQITGTLAHPAAWVPVHVVDAADPALAVRAIHRLVRWLPGDWEMLQAHLARHARVVAVRAVPSPEEAARLAAELARASQPRVLLLQERELLELALPTTPDDAPDAILVDALLLRHVCALEAETIEQVVEYTPDARAAAQAVLDGRALLAVLVRPTPLATVLAWAQAGRLFPPKTTYFFPKLPQGLVFYDLADPATLG; encoded by the coding sequence GTGGCGACCGGGTCGCGGCCGGAACGAGCGTTCGAGCGCGCGCACCGGGGGACGCGCTCGCTGCGGCCGTTCCGCGCTGTCCGCTACGACCTCGAACGGGTCGGTGACCTGGCGGCGGTGCTCGGCCCGCCCGACGATGTGCCGACGGCCGAGCAGGCAGCCGCTCTGGCCGCGCACCACCCCTATCACTGCTTGCATCTCGAGGTCCCCGATGCCGATGGGTACTCGTTCCAGCGCGCCGCCGCACAGTATCGGGCGTGGCGCGCGACCGGGATCCTGGCGCGCGACGAGGAGCCATCCTGTTACGTCTATGCGCACCGCTTTCGGCTGGACGGGGGGATCGCCACGCGCCTCGGTGTCTACCTGGCGGCCTCGCTCGCCCCGGATGCGACCGCACGGCTGTTGCCGCACGAAGGGACGAACCGGGAGCTAGTGGAGCGACGGTTGCGGCAACTCGCCGCGGTCCGCGCCCATGCCGGAGCCGTCTACGCCGTCTGGGCCGGCGACGGGACCCTGCGGCAGGCGCTCGAGGCGAGCATCGCCGGCGCCGCGCCGTTGTGGGAGCATGCGCGCGGCGAGGAGCAGCACGCGCTGTGGCGGGTGACAGGTCCCGCCGCCGAGGAACTGGCGGCGCTGGCCGCCAGCCGACCGCTGGTCATCGCCGATGGGCATCATCGCTTCGCGGCCGCCCTCCGCTACGCGCGCGACCAGCAGATCACCGGGACCCTCGCCCATCCGGCAGCCTGGGTACCAGTCCACGTGGTCGATGCGGCCGATCCAGCGCTCGCCGTCCGCGCGATCCACCGGCTGGTCCGCTGGCTCCCCGGTGACTGGGAGATGCTGCAGGCCCATCTGGCGCGCCACGCGCGGGTCGTCGCGGTGCGTGCGGTCCCCTCGCCGGAGGAAGCGGCGCGGCTCGCCGCCGAGCTGGCGCGAGCGTCCCAGCCGCGTGTCCTGCTCCTCCAGGAGCGCGAGCTGCTGGAGCTGGCGCTCCCCACCACGCCGGACGACGCGCCGGACGCCATCCTGGTCGATGCCCTCCTGCTCCGGCACGTCTGCGCGCTGGAGGCGGAGACGATCGAGCAGGTGGTCGAGTACACGCCCGATGCGCGCGCGGCTGCGCAGGCCGTGCTGGATGGGCGGGCGCTCCTGGCGGTCCTCGTGCGACCCACTCCGCTGGCGACCGTGCTGGCCTGGGCGCAGGCTGGCCGGCTCTTTCCGCCCAAGACGACGTACTTTTTCCCGAAGCTGCCGCAAGGGCTGGTCTTCTACGACCTGGCTGACCCGGCAACGCTCGGCTGA
- a CDS encoding SPW repeat domain-containing protein, producing MATAQRRSSALWDYAAALVMVLGLWLAASPYVIPDAWLYDVTRLSATFFGGCIVMFAIAELALSPGLRWVGLANVPIGLWIAAAPFVSGETAVSAMVTSMVVVGIAVAILSLASVVLARR from the coding sequence ATGGCAACCGCACAGCGCCGGTCGTCCGCCCTCTGGGACTACGCGGCGGCCCTGGTGATGGTCCTCGGCCTCTGGCTGGCCGCCTCGCCCTACGTCATCCCGGATGCCTGGCTCTACGACGTGACGCGGCTGAGCGCCACCTTCTTCGGCGGTTGTATCGTCATGTTCGCCATCGCTGAACTGGCGCTCTCGCCGGGGCTCCGCTGGGTAGGACTGGCCAACGTGCCGATCGGCCTCTGGATCGCTGCGGCCCCCTTCGTGAGCGGCGAGACCGCCGTCTCGGCGATGGTGACCAGCATGGTCGTCGTCGGTATCGCGGTCGCGATCCTGAGCCTGGCCAGCGTCGTCTTGGCGCGCCGCTGA